Proteins from a genomic interval of Helicobacter sp. 'house sparrow 1':
- the pheS gene encoding phenylalanine--tRNA ligase subunit alpha, translated as MEIFEQKIIQAKDIKELEAVRIEFFGKKGSITQKFSALKDLEGEAKKELARELNLLKSKFENLFSEKKVILENEELQKILLSEKIDPSLFYSQSKGRVGHPINYTKDRIIEYFKNLDYDLCVGPLVEDDFHNFEALNIPIYHPARDMQDTFYFRDSMLLRTHTSPVQIRTMLAQRPPIKMICTGATFRRDYDLTHTPMFHQVEGLVVDYGKNANFANLKFTLENFLQYLFGDVKVRFRSSFFPFTEPSAEVDISCNFCGGDGCRVCSHTGWLEVLGCGVVDSRVFEAVGYEGVSGYAFGMGIERLAMLTCEINDLRSFFETDLRILEQF; from the coding sequence GTGGAGATTTTTGAGCAAAAAATAATACAAGCAAAAGATATTAAGGAGCTTGAAGCGGTTAGAATTGAGTTTTTTGGTAAAAAGGGAAGTATTACTCAAAAATTTAGTGCCTTGAAAGATCTAGAGGGGGAAGCAAAAAAAGAGCTTGCAAGAGAACTTAATCTTTTGAAATCAAAATTTGAGAATTTATTTTCAGAGAAAAAGGTAATTTTAGAAAACGAAGAATTGCAAAAAATATTGCTGAGTGAAAAGATTGATCCTAGTTTGTTTTATTCTCAATCTAAGGGAAGAGTGGGGCATCCAATCAACTATACAAAAGATCGGATTATAGAATATTTTAAGAATCTTGATTATGATTTATGTGTAGGGCCTTTGGTAGAGGATGATTTTCATAATTTTGAGGCCTTAAATATTCCTATTTATCATCCTGCAAGAGATATGCAAGATACATTCTATTTTAGAGATTCTATGTTATTGCGAACTCATACTTCACCTGTTCAAATTCGTACGATGCTAGCACAACGACCTCCTATCAAAATGATTTGTACAGGAGCCACATTTCGTAGAGACTATGATTTAACTCATACCCCGATGTTTCATCAAGTTGAAGGCTTGGTTGTTGATTATGGAAAAAATGCTAACTTTGCGAATCTAAAATTTACGCTTGAGAATTTTTTACAATATTTATTTGGAGATGTAAAAGTTCGTTTTAGATCAAGTTTTTTTCCTTTTACAGAACCTAGTGCAGAGGTTGATATCAGCTGTAATTTTTGTGGTGGTGATGGCTGTAGGGTTTGCTCTCATACAGGATGGCTTGAGGTTTTAGGCTGTGGAGTTGTAGATTCAAGAGTATTTGAAGCTGTTGGATATGAGGGTGTAAGTGGTTATGCCTTTGGAATGGGAATTGAGCGTTTAGCAATGCTGACTTGTGAAATAAATGATTTAAGAAGCTTTTTTGAAACAGATTTGAGAATATTGGAGCAATTTTAA
- the pheT gene encoding phenylalanine--tRNA ligase subunit beta codes for MRVTTHLLKEFVDIEDLTINEICNALNVIGLEIDACEAIDLPQKIVVGKVLQKEAHPDADKLSVCRVDVGGEVLQIVCGAKNVAQDQHVAVALCGAKLAFDGKILEIKPSKLRGVDSFGMLCSSTELGLPKINDGIMLLDESIGELVLGRELREYEIFRDYILEISLTPNRGDCLCVLGIARELKAYFGLKFKKMKEYLSNNQIGIGRKFQVAQKNKVDSSLLYKVMDFEAKNLPLQMQIALGINGILKTGIIENYLNYVTYMTGVILNAYEADKLYKNQNQTNEILWLYVQKNPQGFEEIFANDKLSYIGVGNLVEQDLDTSKTIIFEASYIAPFQISQVLFENKAQKQNKELVYKSVRGTNPDLHLGINYLCVLLDLYSSCFIYDGVQEIKQDKEENIIRTKFSSIAQIIGFEIPIQIVSDILKQLDFYLELKTNDDSFSVVAPSYRHDIQTEQDLAEEILRIYGVDKIPPVPHTMQEESKITPAYLAYKNQRRIVQRALAHNFVECIHYLFYQKDRLQKFGFEVLEDQKELLNPITSELNTLRSSLLPALLDSISRNQNFGYKNISLCEIGSVYDSQRNEKLKIAFAVSGMKDGEQFPNPKGIKWDFYSFAQVVSKIVGEFELQVLENQIPQIFHPYQSAYVILNNQKIGIIGKLHPVFAKEMELANVFLCELDLQELQLEHPLCKEFSKLPTSLRDLTVLVEDTFVFAEIRKAILQEKIAYLKDIYPLDIFSQEDGKIALSIRAEITPDKKNLTEEDIALVTKKILQVLEEKFDIKLKS; via the coding sequence ATGAGGGTTACAACGCATTTACTAAAAGAGTTTGTTGATATTGAAGACTTGACAATTAATGAAATTTGCAATGCTTTAAATGTTATAGGTTTAGAGATTGATGCCTGTGAAGCTATAGATTTACCACAAAAGATTGTAGTGGGAAAGGTGTTACAAAAAGAAGCACATCCAGATGCAGATAAATTAAGTGTATGTAGAGTTGATGTAGGTGGCGAGGTCTTGCAGATTGTTTGTGGAGCAAAAAATGTTGCACAAGATCAGCATGTTGCGGTTGCGCTTTGTGGAGCTAAACTTGCATTTGATGGAAAGATTTTAGAAATTAAACCCAGCAAGCTAAGAGGAGTTGATAGCTTTGGGATGTTGTGTTCAAGCACAGAATTGGGATTGCCAAAAATAAATGATGGAATTATGCTTTTGGATGAAAGTATCGGAGAGCTCGTTTTGGGTAGAGAATTAAGGGAGTATGAAATTTTCAGAGATTATATTTTAGAGATTTCTCTTACTCCAAATCGTGGGGATTGTCTCTGTGTTTTGGGGATTGCGAGGGAACTAAAGGCTTACTTTGGACTTAAATTTAAGAAAATGAAAGAATATTTAAGTAATAACCAAATTGGCATAGGAAGAAAATTTCAAGTTGCTCAAAAGAATAAAGTAGATTCATCATTGCTTTATAAAGTAATGGATTTTGAAGCAAAGAATTTGCCATTGCAAATGCAGATTGCCTTGGGTATCAATGGTATTTTAAAAACAGGAATTATTGAGAATTATTTAAATTATGTTACTTATATGACAGGTGTAATTTTGAATGCTTATGAGGCAGATAAGCTTTATAAGAATCAAAATCAGACAAATGAGATTTTATGGCTTTATGTTCAAAAGAATCCTCAAGGATTTGAGGAGATCTTTGCAAATGATAAACTTTCTTATATAGGGGTGGGAAATTTAGTTGAGCAGGATTTGGATACAAGCAAGACAATTATTTTTGAAGCAAGTTATATTGCTCCTTTTCAAATTTCTCAGGTTTTATTTGAAAATAAGGCACAAAAGCAGAATAAAGAATTGGTTTATAAGAGTGTTAGGGGAACAAACCCTGACTTACACCTAGGAATTAATTATCTTTGTGTTTTATTAGATCTTTACAGTTCGTGCTTTATTTATGATGGTGTTCAGGAGATTAAACAAGATAAAGAAGAAAATATCATACGCACAAAGTTTTCTAGTATTGCTCAAATTATAGGATTTGAGATTCCCATCCAGATTGTTTCTGATATTTTAAAGCAACTTGATTTTTATTTGGAGCTAAAAACTAATGATGATTCATTTAGTGTAGTGGCTCCTTCCTATCGCCATGATATCCAGACTGAACAGGACTTGGCAGAAGAAATTTTAAGAATCTATGGAGTAGATAAGATTCCACCAGTTCCTCATACGATGCAAGAAGAATCAAAAATCACCCCAGCTTATTTAGCTTACAAAAATCAGAGGCGTATCGTTCAAAGAGCCTTGGCCCATAACTTTGTAGAATGTATCCATTATCTTTTTTATCAAAAAGATAGGTTGCAAAAGTTTGGTTTTGAGGTTCTTGAGGATCAAAAAGAGTTGCTTAACCCAATTACTTCAGAACTCAATACTCTAAGAAGTTCTTTGCTTCCAGCATTATTAGATTCTATTTCAAGGAATCAGAATTTTGGCTATAAGAATATAAGCTTATGTGAGATTGGAAGTGTCTATGACAGTCAGCGTAATGAAAAGTTAAAAATTGCCTTTGCGGTGAGTGGTATGAAAGATGGGGAGCAATTCCCAAATCCTAAGGGCATTAAATGGGATTTTTATTCCTTTGCGCAAGTAGTTTCAAAGATTGTTGGAGAATTTGAGTTGCAAGTTTTAGAGAATCAAATTCCACAAATATTTCATCCCTACCAAAGTGCTTATGTAATTTTAAATAACCAAAAAATTGGGATTATTGGAAAGCTTCATCCGGTTTTTGCAAAAGAGATGGAACTAGCAAATGTATTCTTATGTGAGCTAGATTTACAAGAATTGCAACTAGAGCATCCTTTATGTAAAGAATTTTCAAAATTACCTACAAGCTTGAGGGATTTAACAGTATTAGTAGAAGATACCTTTGTTTTTGCAGAAATCCGAAAGGCAATTTTGCAAGAAAAGATTGCATACTTAAAAGATATCTATCCTTTAGATATTTTTTCTCAAGAAGATGGAAAGATAGCATTAAGTATTCGTGCAGAGATCACACCAGATAAAAAGAATTTAACTGAAGAGGATATTGCTTTAGTAACTAAAAAGATATTGCAAGTTTTGGAAGAAAAATTTGATATTAAATTAAAAAGCTAA